The Anabas testudineus chromosome 14, fAnaTes1.2, whole genome shotgun sequence genome includes a region encoding these proteins:
- the LOC113171118 gene encoding noelin-like: MESEENLLSVFLQLLLIGSQFTLVGPSAPEESWQVYSSAQDSEGRCVCTVVAPQQTVCSRDAQTKQLRQLLEKVQNMSQSIEVLDQRTQRDLQFVEKMEVQLKGLENKFKQVEDGHEINVARQYKSIKAKMEELRPLIPVLEAYKADALLVRQFKEEAANVTEVLGSLQEQMGGLDYQELHSRVISLEDRLKACMQRLACGKLTGISEPITIKTSGSRFGSWMTDPLAPAGDNRVWYMDGYHNNRFVREYQSMYDFMTTDNFTSHRLPHPWSGTGQVVYNGSLYFNKFQSHIIIKFDFSTSLISRSRQLDFAGYNNMYHYSWGGHSDIDLMVDEGGLWAVYATNQNAGNIVLSQLNPITLQIIRSWTTNHPKRSAGEAFMICGTLYVTNGYSGGTKVYYAYSTNSSIYEYIDIPLTNKYSHLSMLDYNPRDRALYAWNNGHQVLYNVTLYHIIQ; encoded by the exons ATGGAGTCTGAAGAAaatctgctcagtgtttttctgcagctgctgctcatcGGATCACAGTTCACCCTG GTGGGTCCTTCAGCCCCTGAGGAGAGCTGGCAGGTGTACAGTTCAGCTCAGGACTCTGAAGGTCGATGTGTTTGTACAGTGGTTGCTCCTCAGCAGACGGTCTGCTCCAGAGATGCTCAAACGAAACAGCTGCGGCAGCTGCTTGAAAAG GTGCAGAATATGAGTCAGTCTATTGAGGTTTTGGACCAGCGGACTCAGAGAGATTTGCAGTTCGTGGAGAAAATGGAAGTTCAGCTGAAAGGTCtggaaaacaaattcaaacaggTGGAGGATGGACACGAGATCAACGTCGCAAGACAGTACAAG TCCATCAAGGCAAAAATGGAGGAGTTGCGTCCTCTGATCCCAGTCTTGGAGGCCTACAAGGCAGATGCATTGCTGGTCCGACAGTTTAAGGAGGAGGCAGCAAATGTGACGGAGGTGCTGGGATCGCTGCAGGAACAAATGGGAGGACTGGACTACCAAGAGCTCCACAGCCGTGTAATCAGCCTGGAGGACAGACTGAAGGCTTGCATGCAGAGGCTGG CCTGCGGGAAGCTGACAGGAATCTCTGAGCCAATCACCATCAAGACTTCTGGATCGAGGTTTGGATCGTGGATGACTGATCCACTTGCTCCAGCTGGAGACAACAGA GTGTGGTACATGGATGGTTACCATAACAACCGATTTGTTAGGGAGTATCAGTCAATGTATGACTTCATGACAACTGATAACTTCACCTCTCACCGCCTGCCTCATCCCTGGTCTGGCACTGGTCAGGTGGTCTATAATGGATCCCTTTACTTTAACAAGTTCCAGAGTCACATCATCATCAAGTTTGACTTCAGCACATCGCTTATCAGTCGTTCCCGACAGCTCGACTTTGCTGGCTACAATAACATGTATCATTACTCCTGGGGGGGGCATTCAGACATTGATCTCATGGTGGATGAGGGGGGGCTCTGGGCTGTCTATGCCACCAATCAGAATGCTGGAAATATTGTCCTCAGTCAGTTGAACCCAATCACTCTGCAGATCATCCGCAGCTGGACCACCAACCACCCGAAGCGCAGTGCTGGTGAGGCATTTATGATATGTGGAACTCTGTATGTTACTAATGGGTACTCGGGTGGAACTAAAGTTTATTATGCCTATTCCACTAATTCTTCCATTTATGAGTACATAGACATTCCTCTGACAAATAAATACAGCCACCTGTCCATGCTTGACTACAACCCCCGAGACAGAGCGCTGTATGCCTGGAATAACGGCCACCAGGTCCTTTATAATGTTACACTTTATCAcattatacagtaa